AAACCTTTTGTTATTCTTGATGGAGCACACAATAGAGCTTCTTCTGAAGCACTCACACGATCCTTAAAGAATAATTTTAGCGAACGAATTGTTTTTCTTTTTTCAATGTTAAAAGATAAAAATATTTAGGACACACTTTCTGTTCTTGCACCTGTTGGGGAAATGTTTGTTTTAACCGAGACACCAAATTCCTATTCAAGGAGGCTTGAGGTTGAAAAATTGAACAGTATTGCTCGGAAATATATTCCGAAGGAAAAAATTATAGTGGAAAAAAACCCAAGGAAAGCATTTGCTTTTGCAAAAAAAAGTGTTGGAAATAATGAAATGCTCTGTGTCACGGGATCGCTATATCTTATTGCCTATATAAGAAAATTGATGAATTATTTTGTTTTTTCAAAAAACTTGTTATAATTTTTGCATATGAACTATATAATGAATCTTTTAAGAGGAAGTTTTCCATGGATAAGCGCTTTTGATTTTGTGATTTTCTTATTAGGATCACTTGTTGTTATATTCGTTCTTGCAATTTATGTTTATCGTGATAGCAGTCTTCGTGGCGGGAAAAGCCTTTTGTGGGCTATATGTACAATTCTCTTTGGTGGGATATTACCTTTTCTTTTTTATATGATAATGCGGTCATCTTATACAAAAGAGGAACTTGAGGAAGAAAAATTAAACAAAGAATTGATGCAACTGCAAAGAAAGTATTATGAGTTAATGGTGAGCAAGGAAATACAGAAATGTCCAGTATGTGGAGAAGAAGTTAGTTTAGATTATATGTACTGTCCTAAATGTTTTA
This is a stretch of genomic DNA from Caldisericota bacterium. It encodes these proteins:
- a CDS encoding zinc ribbon domain-containing protein; its protein translation is MNYIMNLLRGSFPWISAFDFVIFLLGSLVVIFVLAIYVYRDSSLRGGKSLLWAICTILFGGILPFLFYMIMRSSYTKEELEEEKLNKELMQLQRKYYELMVSKEIQKCPVCGEEVSLDYMYCPKCFTQLKKYCDECKKIVDKDAKICPYCGHIFGER